The region GCAATTTATAATAGCTGGAAGAACAGCTGTCCGAATGTGATGCCGTATATGATGTCATGACGTGAGTACACCAAAACGtttattatttgttactgtTTATTTGGTAAATCACCTGTTGGTCCTTTTTGGCTCCTGTGGCAATGGGTTTTTCAGTGCAATCTGTTGTTTaaggtacaaaaataaatctaccATTAAAATCTACAACAAAATTAGTTTCCAAATTCCACAGTTTTGAACCCTGTACCTCACAACGGTGACACAATTGATAAATCACAATTACctgcacttactgtatgttttgtACCACAAAATTCCTGATATACACTCCATTGGGGAAGATGATGATTGTGCCACAAAGCAGTTGTTGCAATGAAACATTCACTAGAATGTGACAGAAGCACAATAATTGGAGCaatataacacattttatacCATTTTGTTACACAAATTAATCTATATTTAGTGGTAcagaaatagcattttattcaatgaaacattctgtagttttgtaaaagaaaaaaacatgcctcgtccaaaaatatttataaaataaataattgttttgataATGAAATGTCAGGTTTCTAAAAAGTAGTTTCACAGTTCTTCATATTgtcaaaactgaataaaaaaaagcagcacCTTTATCAAGAAAATGACACTTACAATTGAATGTAAATTTTTTGtagaaaatacaataattgGTAAATAAGTTGGTCTCTAATGTCAAACATTCTTATTACAGATAGTACAATATTAGCACATTTTTGACCCCATATTAACTGATTTTTAACACGTCCCTCTTGGCAATTTTGGTAAAAGTTAAAccgtaataaaaataaaaagtagctCAAGACTGATATAAACTGTGCATCCATTCTCTCAatccaaatgtttatttagcCAAAGGAGTGCCCGAGACAATCAACAGTACTCAAAAGAACTGTGCGGTTTCCCTCCAAAATGAACTTGCTGGTGCATTTTGAGGTGCATCAGGCGGGTAAATGTCTTTCCGCAGTGCATGCAGCTATAAGGCCTTTCCCCAGTGTGTATGCGCTGGTGTCTTTTAAGATTACTTTGCTGAGTGAAACTCTTCCCACATACGACACAGCTAAAGGGTCGTTCTCCCGTGTGAATCCGCTCGTGCTCGTACAGATTACTTTGGTGCGTGAAACTCTTCCCGCAGTGCACGCAAGTAAAGGGCTTCTCCCCTGTGTGAATTCGCCGGTGGCGGTACAGATTATTACGATGGCTGTAATACTTTCCACACTGTGTGCATCTGAACGCTTTCTTTCCTGGGTGTACTTGATCATGTACGCTGTTTAGGTGGGTGAAACTCAACCCGGAATGGGTGTCGGCTGAATCCGCAGTGTCAGTTCTGCCGTAGAGCTCGATGCTGTCGGTCATCTGGAAAATCGGGCTGTCCTCGGTGTCTGAGCCGGACTCTGCCGTGCTCAGACTCTCTCTCATTCCGTCTTCTGATGCCTGGAGTCTGTGTGGCCCGGGCTGAAAGGCCTGGCCCTCGCTCTTCACGGAGCTCAGCGTCTCTCTGTCCTGTCGCTCAACCCTCTCTGCTGCCGTCTCTTCAATGCATATAGACTTAATCTCAACCTCCTCCTTGACACACGCTAAATGTGAAGTCCCAACGTGTGGCTTCAGATCTGGGGATCCCGAAGAGGGCGTGCTGTTACCGGAACCTTCCGCCGCCTGATTGGGATGAGGCTCAGCTTGGCCCAACAGCCGCTGCAGATCACCCCTAACATTAGCGCATTGCTGGTCCTCGACCTCCAGGTCACTGTAGCCTTGTGTGGGTGAAGCCCTCGGGAGTCTACCTCTCTCAAACACGCGCTCAGCACCCGGGCCGTTCTGCGGCCTAACGCTGTGCTCAGGTCCAGCGGAaggctctctccctctatcgTCCTTAACGTCCAGTTCCTCTTCATTGCCGCGTCCATCCCTCTGCAGTCCAGCGAGCTCCTCCGGGCGCTCTGCGGGAATGGGCTGAGTATCCGGATACTCTGGGCAGGCCTCACGGCGATGCCGCTCAGTAGGACCTCTCACTTCAGTGGCACAGAAATCTGAAGGCCCTGCAGAGGGAGAAATAACATCATGGCCAACATGGACATACTGTAAAAAACATTATCTGCAAGCAACAAGGAAATtatcattttagttttatggATGATTTGACATTGTTAATGTATTACTGAAACACTTTacttaatgttttgtaaaaatttaAGAGGTAcggactgctgggtggctcactcAGTAAAAGTGCCACGGTCATGGTGCCTTGAGTGAGCACCACGGTCTCGGATCGAATCCGATTCGTGTCATTaccgactgtggccagcagcctcACAGGAGTGGCACATAATTGGCTTTACGTTGGTCAGGGATATGGGAGGGATACAGTTGGTATGGATAGACCATTGTTCATTGCTCAAATGACTCCTGCTGCCCGTCCAGGCACCCATGACTAGCTCTCTGTGCGCACGTGTATgaatgggtctcctccaccTCAACTCTGtgagtgtgaaaagaagcagctggctggcaggtgcgtgtttcagaggagagccGTGGATTGCCTTTCGCTCTCCAAGCCAGCAGCAGGAGCCGTATATTAGCACGTTCATACATAGTCTGCAAATTGGATATTCCAAGTTCATGTGGGATTGGAGatttttcagaaattttatcagaaaaaaaaaactttgagtaCCATATGCATTATCTAGTAACTTCTAGCAACCAATGTGAAGTTCAGCAGCTAGCTTCTCTTCGAGAGAGTTAACAGTACTGGTCAGATCTAACTGATAGTTATACCTCAGAACTCCCTGTAAACTTTGTAGGATAACTAATGTTGAAGCTGGATCAATGGATATGGTGACAAACTATTTTTAGCCCAAAATGAACACATGCCAAGCTCAGCGTTAGCCCAACAAATGACTGTAAAATCAGCCGCTGTAATTGCAGTTGCCTGTTCTGTGAGACACAGTGTTCTCAAATGTTTTCAACCCTCTCCACTTACTCAGCCCTTCCTTGGGGATGTCCCTCACCAAGCCTCGTTTAGGTCCATTCTCCTTGATCGGAAGTGATGATGGTACGTCCTTCTCCACGTCCATTGACTGAAACTGAAGAGAAAAATCAAGACTTTGGATGGAACCCTGTTATGGGCCTCGCCACACCAAAGCAAATGTAATCTAAACCCATACTTTGGCTTCTCCACTTCGTATTACTGATGAGGGCCAGTCTGGGCCTTTTAAGTGTTGTTTGgcctcaaccaatcagagcctgtaaccagctgttttttttgtgcttggCTGGAGCTTGTTCTGCGGCTGGTAGATGCCCTTTCACTAGCGTCTGGAAGCACTGACTGCTGTTGATGCATGCTCGACCTGTGAACAGACACCTCTTAGGCCCTTCTGCAGGTAGGCCCAGTCTGTGGAGGATATCTGTGCAGTGGCTTCATGTGCAGCATCACACATGTTTGgtagcatttattattttgctgttcCAACAAGA is a window of Anguilla anguilla isolate fAngAng1 chromosome 13, fAngAng1.pri, whole genome shotgun sequence DNA encoding:
- the LOC118211847 gene encoding zinc finger and SCAN domain-containing protein 22-like; this translates as MVNFVTFQAQLASIMEVLAKAAVVEITKLVEDSSAEIRLEISRNQYENVALRRKLSRMQSELVRARGCRETKGAEKSSVKGYGLHGPIQICDGDYTDDRHSLEEGVFGDEWGGRQWKDGDVRVVEDDIFLQSITLTEEFQSMDVEKDVPSSLPIKENGPKRGLVRDIPKEGLRPSDFCATEVRGPTERHRREACPEYPDTQPIPAERPEELAGLQRDGRGNEEELDVKDDRGREPSAGPEHSVRPQNGPGAERVFERGRLPRASPTQGYSDLEVEDQQCANVRGDLQRLLGQAEPHPNQAAEGSGNSTPSSGSPDLKPHVGTSHLACVKEEVEIKSICIEETAAERVERQDRETLSSVKSEGQAFQPGPHRLQASEDGMRESLSTAESGSDTEDSPIFQMTDSIELYGRTDTADSADTHSGLSFTHLNSVHDQVHPGKKAFRCTQCGKYYSHRNNLYRHRRIHTGEKPFTCVHCGKSFTHQSNLYEHERIHTGERPFSCVVCGKSFTQQSNLKRHQRIHTGERPYSCMHCGKTFTRLMHLKMHQQVHFGGKPHSSFEYC